ttgtaattgattaaaataaagtttttttttttgcttcaaaatTGGAACATCAATGGACTTCTTTTTCTTTATTGGTGGTTAAAGTTAAAGTTgaacataacaagaatgtgtcctcagtacacgaatgccccactcgcacattttctatgttcagtggaccgtgaaattggggtaaaatctctaatttggcattaaaattagaaagatcatatcatagggaacatgtgtaccaagtttgaagtcgattcaacttcatcaaaaactacctcgaccaaaaactttaacctgaagcgggacagacggacgaacgaacgaacggacggacgaacggacggacgaacggacacacagaccagaaaacataatgcccctctactatcgtaggtggggcataaaaattctcATATATTGTACACCTATTGacaatctaaatatttttatattcacaaCAACGCACATGAAGTTTATATTACGTCATAATTATagactatacatgtatatttaagtATCTAAGATATCacacattgtttatttttatttttatgtcttcCTCTACCTAGAGGTAATGTTTGGTAGGTATTGTTACCTCCGAGTCCAACACCCATATCATCAACATAAGTAATTCTAGGGCCAGCACTACGGCGAGGAGGTTCGTAGTAATAAGGATAATCATCAGAGTCACTAGAACTAGAACACGTACTACATCTGTCGTCATCATAACCTTCAGCATAACCTTGAGGCATTTCATGTTGAAAACTTCTATCATAATAATGTCCACGAGGTTTTCCTTCAAAACTTCGACTTCTTGGATATCTTGATACTTGAGGATTTGGCTCAAATTGCACATTTTTTGGACGTGTTATGGGGTTCATTTTCTGTTCTTCATTCACTGGTGTCGTATTATGATCAGCAGTCTGTGGTGAAAAATTTTCTCTCAATTCCGGATGTGACCTGAATGAACCTTGATTACTATTTGACccacttttatgaatttttttatgGCATTCATGGTGGTTATTATTGTTATGTACATAAGGAACATCATAATAGGTAGCACCTAATTCCTCGTAATTTTGAAAATGCACAGACAAATTCTTTTCTGAGCCTGATCTACTTCTATTTCTAGGATCAAAAGCAGGTCTTCTTTCAATAGCGGGAATAATAGGGGGATCTACTGTCAAGTCAGGCATAGAAAATTGTGAAAGACGATTTGTAATTTTGGGTTCCTGTATTGGTAATGATTGTTTAAATCCTTCGAAATTATAACTATCATCATGCATATCTTTAATCATTGATATCTGCGTAGATATTGGTTCATATATTCCTGGGGCATATACTTCACTATTACTACTTGTAGCATAGCCCTGGTCACGGTCTGATGAAGGGAGACTGTCCGTCAATGAATATTGTTGTCGCAAAACTTCCTGTATACTTGCCACACTGTTATCTTGTAAAGCATGACTTATAGGGGAACCAAGTCTTATATCACTTTGATCTTGTAATAAATAATCTTCTGCTCGTCGCGGTGTTTGGGTCTGCATAGAACCTGCTCTACTGCAAGATGCAGAACAATATATAACACCATGTTTTGGTAAAAATGGTTGTCCAAGCAATGACTTCTGACATGTATGACATTTAAAGCAATGTTCTGTCGCATGCCAGTGTTGACCTTCATGGGTCATTTGTCCATGATCAACCCCTATATTATTACCACATGTGTCACAATATTCAGCAAACATTCGTTCAAAACATACACAGCAGTATGGTCGTCCATTTTTCATAATATATCTCTGTCCCCCTAACTGTTTATCACATTCAAAACAACAGAAATGTTTCATATGCCAACTCCTTCCCTCGGCTTCGGTACATTCATCAgcaaaaataatctgaaaaagaaaatgacTATATAGCCAAGTACCACATGAAagaaataaaccaaaaaatatcttttattattgataaaaggagtaggttcagtaagacccctttttggccccaaaatatagcagttacaaaaatgttaaaatgtaatcttttagtaatttattggacagtagaatgcttctgctacataaatatgggctgtttttgacaatgcaatgcacatatatccggtactagcaccatcaagtcatgctaaattactgaaatcttcacaattctagcattttagttaaattttagacggttttcatGTAAAACGAacgtggccgcattcgtgttcatccttaatattgaaatgttagttgtatttgatgataatacataacatatataaaggttgaggatgaacatggattccattttttccaaaaaccatctgaaaagtgacatttttcggcatatttggtagatttttcatatttgagcttgaatcggatcgttttaaatgtttaaatcagttaaaatctgtcccataaactaattaattcaaataaaatagacacttaagtgttcaaaaagtggtcaaaatctttcctcagatgaacctgaaatttgaggccaaaatcggtccttaccggacc
This sequence is a window from Mytilus edulis chromosome 1, xbMytEdul2.2, whole genome shotgun sequence. Protein-coding genes within it:
- the LOC139510744 gene encoding prickle planar cell polarity protein 3-A-like isoform X2: MTTGCEPDQTLNRLIHHDAKRNSTSDDDSGCPLEEYTWVPPGLKPEQVHQYFSGLPEDKVPYLNSLGEKYRVRQLLQQLPPHDNEVRYCNVLSEEEKRELRMFSSQRKREALGRGSVRPLPLTMQGSICAKCQEMIPGGCMAVFASRAGHEKCWHPKCFTCLSCDELLVDLIYFYKDGFLYCGRHHSELIKPRCAACDEIIFADECTEAEGRSWHMKHFCCFECDKQLGGQRYIMKNGRPYCCVCFERMFAEYCDTCGNNIGVDHGQMTHEGQHWHATEHCFKCHTCQKSLLGQPFLPKHGVIYCSASCSRAGSMQTQTPRRAEDYLLQDQSDIRLGSPISHALQDNSVASIQEVLRQQYSLTDSLPSSDRDQGYATSSNSEVYAPGIYEPISTQISMIKDMHDDSYNFEGFKQSLPIQEPKITNRLSQFSMPDLTVDPPIIPAIERRPAFDPRNRSRSGSEKNLSVHFQNYEELGATYYDVPYVHNNNNHHECHKKIHKSGSNSNQGSFRSHPELRENFSPQTADHNTTPVNEEQKMNPITRPKNVQFEPNPQVSRYPRSRSFEGKPRGHYYDRSFQHEMPQGYAEGYDDDRCSTCSSSSDSDDYPYYYEPPRRSAGPRITYVDDMGVGLGGNNTYQTLPLGRGRHKNKNKQCVIS
- the LOC139510744 gene encoding prickle planar cell polarity protein 3-A-like isoform X1 translates to MAACGGHSPSLSPSFMADEKGCYNSGPPLAHQIKAGRPCSNCPNVCPGFELHYWRKICKHCKCPPETHDMTTGCEPDQTLNRLIHHDAKRNSTSDDDSGCPLEEYTWVPPGLKPEQVHQYFSGLPEDKVPYLNSLGEKYRVRQLLQQLPPHDNEVRYCNVLSEEEKRELRMFSSQRKREALGRGSVRPLPLTMQGSICAKCQEMIPGGCMAVFASRAGHEKCWHPKCFTCLSCDELLVDLIYFYKDGFLYCGRHHSELIKPRCAACDEIIFADECTEAEGRSWHMKHFCCFECDKQLGGQRYIMKNGRPYCCVCFERMFAEYCDTCGNNIGVDHGQMTHEGQHWHATEHCFKCHTCQKSLLGQPFLPKHGVIYCSASCSRAGSMQTQTPRRAEDYLLQDQSDIRLGSPISHALQDNSVASIQEVLRQQYSLTDSLPSSDRDQGYATSSNSEVYAPGIYEPISTQISMIKDMHDDSYNFEGFKQSLPIQEPKITNRLSQFSMPDLTVDPPIIPAIERRPAFDPRNRSRSGSEKNLSVHFQNYEELGATYYDVPYVHNNNNHHECHKKIHKSGSNSNQGSFRSHPELRENFSPQTADHNTTPVNEEQKMNPITRPKNVQFEPNPQVSRYPRSRSFEGKPRGHYYDRSFQHEMPQGYAEGYDDDRCSTCSSSSDSDDYPYYYEPPRRSAGPRITYVDDMGVGLGGNNTYQTLPLGRGRHKNKNKQCVIS